The genomic segment ATCCCGGCTGGTGGACATCCAAGGGATATCTGGTAGTGGTGCAGGACGTTCGAGGGCAGGGAGACTCCGGCGGACGCTTCGAGGGATTCGCACAGGAAGCCGCCGATACCGAACAAATCCACAGCTGGGTGAGGGGGTTGCCGCAATGCAATGGACGACTTGGTTGTTACGGCTTCTCCTATCAGGGACTGACTCAGTTGCTCGCGCCGGAGACCGCGCCCGCGCCGGACTGCCTTGCGCCAGCCATGACAGGGCTGGACGAGCGCCTTCACTGGAGCTGTGAAGGCGGCGCTCACTGGTGGCATCTGGGCGTGGGCTGGGGATTGCAGCTTGCGGCACTGCAGGCCTGCCGCCGTGGCGATCACCAGGCCTGGGAGGCGATAAGACGCAGTCTCGACGATGGAAGCTATCTGCGCGATGGCCGAACCCTGCTCCAGAACCATGATCCACAGGGGATGGCCCTGCGATGGCTTGAACAGGACCCCTCCAGCGAGCAGGACTGGGTGGTGCACCGTCCCCCAGTGCATTGGTTGCGGCAGCCGATGCTGCTCCTTGGCGGATGGTGGGACCCCCATTTGCTGGGGATCCTGGATCTATGGAAACGAAGTGTCGATGTCGGCGGGACACCCCAGTTGCACATCGGTCCTGCCAGCCATCTGGAGTGGTGGAGCGGAGCGCAAACCCTGCTGTTGGATTTTTTCGACACGCACCTCAAAGAACATCAGGACAAGAACGCACCGCCAGCGATACAGCTCTGGAATCTCACATCGCAGAGCTGGCAGCAACCGGAGCCCAGCAGCCGAATCAGCTGGCAGCTCTGTGGTGATGGTCTGACCTGTCTTGATCAGCAGCACGGACACCTGGACCCGGTCAGAGGCGGAGACGGAGAGGTCACCATCGTTCACGATCCCTGGCGGCCGGCCCCGGCCATCGGCGGCCATCTCAGCCCGGATGCGGGGGCTGCTGACCGGAGACATGTTGATGGGCGCTCCGATGTGGCCACCTTCAGCTCACCCCCTTGTCTGCAACCACTGACGCTTCAGGGATACCCCCAGCTCTCGCTTGAAGTCCATGCCGATCAACCCGGATTCGATCTGTGCGTGGCTCTCTCAAGACTTCCGGCCGGATCCGATGCCGTGGAGCAACTCAGTACAGGGGTGCTGCGCCAACGCGGACCCGACGCCCTGAAACCCCGGATCAGACGCGTCGCGATGCAGCCTCTGCTGGCCAAGCTGAGCGCGGGAGACCGGCTGAGGCTGTCGATCGCAGGAGCAGCCTGGCCCGCGATCGGGGTCAATTCCGGCCACCCCGATATCCCCTGCGATGCACCTTCAGCCGGCCATCGCGTCATCGCCATGACACTGCGACTTGCCGGCTCACAACTGACCCTGAACCCCTTGGACTCCGGCAGACTGCAGTCCAACTCATCAACCATGACGTGAAGCTGTCTGCCGCTCTGCTGGCCCTGTCTCTGACGGCTCCCCTCAGCCCGGGACTTCTTTCGATCGCTCCCGTGGCTGCTCAGGAAGCGGCAGCCACCAGCCTCACCCCTGCCCAGGCGCAAGCCGCAACGGAGCTGCTGCTCAGCGCTCTTGAGAAGAATGATGGAGCCGCGGTCCACAGCAAACTGGCCGACAGCATCCAGAGCAGCGTCAGCATCGAGTCGGTCCAGAAGCGACTCGATACCGATCTGGCCATCAGTGCCAGCCGTGTGGTGAAGGTGGGGTCCGGGTACAGCGACACCACCGTTGATGCCCTGGTCACCTCAGACGAGGGGGAAATCCCCGTGCTGCTCATCCTCGATGACGACGGCAAGCTGCTGGCATGGAAGGTTGGTGGCGATGACATTCCGATTGAAGCCTCGGCCCAGAGCTTCACCGAAGAGTTGGCAGCGGGTCGCTGGGTCCAGGCACGCAGCCGTCTCCAGATCGACTTTCAGAGAGAGCTGGAGCCTGGGGATCTGGAACGCAAATGGACCAAGCTGACCAAACTTTCAGGCGGTTTTCGGGCCGTGAAAGATGCTGTGGTCGCCAGCCAGGGTGGAGAACAGCAACTGGTCCTGGTCTGCGTTGAATTCGGCAAAGCCACCACCAATCTGTTCGTGATTTTTGACGACCAGGGCCGCATCATCAACGTCGACATCTCCCGCGATTTCGTCTGACCTCTCCGCCTCAAGGCCTCGGGAATTCGGCTTAAGCTCCCGACCACTTCAACGATGGGTCATGGGTGGCGCGGCAGTCCTCAACTGGATGGTTCAGGACGGCGAACGTCTGGCGGAATGTCGTCATGACCACCCCTTTTCGGTTCTTGGTCCCCAACCAATCGAGAGCGGCTGGGTCGTCCGGGTCTGGATGCCTGAAGCCGATTCGGTGACGCTGCTTGTCGATGGCCGCGAACAGGCCATGGACTGCCCGCACCACCCCTGGATCTTCGAAACGGAGTTGCCAAACGATCCAGGAAGCAGCTACCGGGTCCGCGTTCTACGTGGCGGCATCACCCACGAGCAACACGACCCCTGGGCCTTCCGTGAGGACTGGATGGGTGAGATGGATCGCCATCTCTTCGCCGAAGGCAACCATCACCACATCTGGCAGCGCATGGGTGCCCATGTGACGCAGCGTCTGGGTGTTGCCGGTGTGATGTTCTGCGTCTGGGCTCCCCATGCCCTGAGTGTGTCGGTCCTCGGCGACCTCAACTCCTGGAATGGACGCCATCACCCCATGCAACAACGCCTCGGTGGCATCTGGGAGTTGTTCATTCCGGGGATGTCGGAGGGCTGTTTCTACAAGTACGAAATCCGCTCTCCGGAGGGACATTGCTACCAGAAAGCCGATCCTTACGGCTTCCAGCACGAGGTTCGCCCCGCCAACAGTTCCGTGGTCTCCCATCTGGACGGCTTCCAGTGGTCAGACGGCGACTGGATGCAGGAGAGAGACAGCCGCAATCCCCTGGATCAGCCGATTTCCGTCTATGAGATGCACCTGGGCAGCTGGATCCATGAATCAGCTGATGCCCCCTGGATCCAGCCCGATGGAACGCCGCGGGCTCCGGTACCTGCCGCTGACATGAAACCTGGTGCCCGCATGCTCACCTATGCGGAACTGGCCGACCGCCTGATCCCTTACGTGAAGCAGAGGGGCTTCACCCACGTCGAACTGATGCCGATCACGGAGCATCCCTTCGATGGGTCCTGGGGCTACCAGGTCACCGGTTGGTATGCACCGACCAGCCGCTACGGAACACCGGATGAATTCCGC from the Synechococcus sp. KORDI-100 genome contains:
- a CDS encoding DUF3887 domain-containing protein; protein product: MKLSAALLALSLTAPLSPGLLSIAPVAAQEAAATSLTPAQAQAATELLLSALEKNDGAAVHSKLADSIQSSVSIESVQKRLDTDLAISASRVVKVGSGYSDTTVDALVTSDEGEIPVLLILDDDGKLLAWKVGGDDIPIEASAQSFTEELAAGRWVQARSRLQIDFQRELEPGDLERKWTKLTKLSGGFRAVKDAVVASQGGEQQLVLVCVEFGKATTNLFVIFDDQGRIINVDISRDFV
- a CDS encoding CocE/NonD family hydrolase is translated as MSAEPQQSCLTLKDGTDLIADIWIPEGSGPWPALLMRQPYGRRIASTITLAHPGWWTSKGYLVVVQDVRGQGDSGGRFEGFAQEAADTEQIHSWVRGLPQCNGRLGCYGFSYQGLTQLLAPETAPAPDCLAPAMTGLDERLHWSCEGGAHWWHLGVGWGLQLAALQACRRGDHQAWEAIRRSLDDGSYLRDGRTLLQNHDPQGMALRWLEQDPSSEQDWVVHRPPVHWLRQPMLLLGGWWDPHLLGILDLWKRSVDVGGTPQLHIGPASHLEWWSGAQTLLLDFFDTHLKEHQDKNAPPAIQLWNLTSQSWQQPEPSSRISWQLCGDGLTCLDQQHGHLDPVRGGDGEVTIVHDPWRPAPAIGGHLSPDAGAADRRHVDGRSDVATFSSPPCLQPLTLQGYPQLSLEVHADQPGFDLCVALSRLPAGSDAVEQLSTGVLRQRGPDALKPRIRRVAMQPLLAKLSAGDRLRLSIAGAAWPAIGVNSGHPDIPCDAPSAGHRVIAMTLRLAGSQLTLNPLDSGRLQSNSSTMT